From the Comamonas odontotermitis genome, one window contains:
- a CDS encoding NHL repeat-containing protein — protein sequence MKIISALRNTFGLRRWLLAGMASGFVALSACGGGGSDVDRGPTTLPVAAKLNGLYWDKAESRLYLTDDTANNIRVWDGNQSFPAYAALPAAPASGATLGQLTRRSDGAFYTTRFGFGTDGAVVAVPKSGTAFNLEGTDPKRRRIGITTAPDGALLDGWFIKGGAGAVSQLSMNGQQASERELVTGLGKPVGLAVAGDTLYIGDQNNGQLLSYSLSKVRAQPAGLADGKLVATFTTLDGIDLMTAAPDGTLFFGGSGGKLFQVNPKGETSVLASGWSKIIGVAYDESNRRLFAAVAAPDASGTASVRIVPVK from the coding sequence ATGAAAATCATTTCCGCTTTGCGCAACACCTTTGGGCTGCGCCGCTGGTTGCTAGCCGGTATGGCTTCGGGGTTCGTGGCGCTGTCGGCCTGTGGTGGCGGGGGTAGTGACGTGGATCGGGGACCGACCACACTGCCGGTGGCAGCCAAGCTCAATGGCCTGTACTGGGACAAGGCCGAATCCAGGCTGTACCTGACTGACGACACGGCCAACAATATCCGTGTGTGGGACGGCAACCAGTCCTTTCCGGCCTATGCGGCCTTGCCTGCAGCGCCAGCCAGCGGCGCCACGCTGGGACAGTTGACGCGCAGATCTGATGGCGCGTTCTACACCACGCGTTTTGGTTTCGGTACCGATGGCGCAGTCGTTGCCGTTCCCAAGAGCGGCACCGCCTTCAACCTGGAAGGGACGGACCCAAAGCGCCGCCGCATCGGCATCACCACGGCACCTGATGGCGCCTTGCTGGATGGATGGTTCATCAAGGGCGGCGCAGGCGCAGTGAGCCAGCTGAGCATGAACGGCCAACAGGCGAGCGAGCGTGAACTGGTCACCGGCCTTGGCAAACCGGTAGGCCTGGCAGTGGCGGGTGACACGCTCTACATCGGCGATCAGAACAACGGGCAACTGCTGTCGTACTCGCTGAGCAAGGTGCGCGCGCAGCCCGCCGGTCTGGCTGACGGCAAGCTCGTGGCCACTTTCACGACGCTCGATGGTATCGACCTGATGACAGCGGCGCCAGACGGTACGCTGTTCTTCGGCGGCTCAGGCGGCAAGCTGTTTCAGGTCAACCCCAAGGGGGAAACCAGTGTGCTGGCGAGCGGCTGGTCCAAGATCATCGGCGTGGCCTACGACGAGTCCAACCGCCGGCTGTTCGCGGCAGTGGCGGCTCCCGATGCGAGCGGCACGGCGAGCGTTCGGATCGTGCCGGTGAAGTGA
- a CDS encoding LysR substrate-binding domain-containing protein, producing the protein MRTSQHLQDTAIRYFLEVVRSGSVSEAALRLNVSASAVSRQIASLEEVLQTPLFERRPRGMVASAAGELLAHHARRHALEAEQVVSDIQALHGLRRGHVRVVASAGFAFEFLPHAMATFRNQHPGMRFQLTAASPAEVTHAVRNGDADIGLTYSRAAVRDIDVQHRQNSPVIAIMPPDHPLARFASVTLAQMHPYPIALLDEGNTARQLFDIACGQRGLEFEPALESSQFDALVRFVLHGGGLTLGGEVTVREYVRRGQLHTAAIRERGMNARSIELQTLTGRQLPQGVKAFVEHLRVLLPAR; encoded by the coding sequence ATGCGAACGTCTCAGCATCTACAGGACACCGCCATTCGCTACTTTCTGGAAGTGGTGCGCAGCGGCTCGGTGAGCGAAGCTGCGCTGCGGCTCAACGTTTCGGCATCGGCCGTCAGCCGCCAGATCGCATCACTGGAAGAAGTGCTGCAAACCCCCTTGTTCGAGCGCCGCCCACGAGGCATGGTGGCCAGTGCCGCAGGAGAGCTGCTCGCTCACCATGCCAGACGCCACGCGCTGGAAGCAGAACAGGTGGTGTCGGATATCCAGGCCTTGCACGGGTTGCGCCGCGGCCATGTCCGCGTGGTTGCATCCGCCGGGTTTGCCTTCGAGTTTCTGCCCCATGCCATGGCCACTTTCCGCAACCAGCACCCGGGCATGCGGTTTCAGCTCACTGCCGCATCACCTGCCGAGGTGACCCACGCCGTGCGCAACGGAGACGCCGACATCGGTCTCACCTACAGCCGCGCCGCAGTACGCGACATCGATGTGCAACACCGCCAGAACTCGCCCGTGATTGCGATCATGCCGCCCGATCACCCGCTGGCCCGCTTTGCCAGCGTGACGCTTGCGCAGATGCACCCCTACCCAATTGCCCTGCTGGACGAAGGCAACACCGCGCGCCAGCTGTTCGACATTGCCTGCGGTCAGCGCGGGCTGGAGTTTGAACCGGCGCTGGAGAGCAGCCAGTTCGATGCCCTGGTGCGATTTGTGCTGCACGGCGGCGGACTCACGCTGGGCGGCGAAGTAACCGTGCGTGAATACGTGCGCCGGGGCCAGCTGCATACGGCGGCCATCCGCGAGCGCGGCATGAATGCCCGCTCCATCGAATTGCAGACGCTGACCGGACGCCAGCTGCCGCAAGGTGTGAAGGCGTTTGTGGAGCACCTGCGAGTTTTGCTGCCTGCAAGGTGA
- a CDS encoding amidase — MSEHRISASSGIVELSATQLSAAIHRKEVSCTEVLQAFWGQMDRLNPQVNALVAHMPREPLLAQARQLDEELARGHSRGPLHGFPQAPKDISPAAGMVTTKGSPIFAGQVTQADAVAFERMRAGGALFVARSNSPEFGLGGHTYNPVYGTTRNAFDPARSAGGSSGGAAVAVALHMLPVADGSDMMGSLRTPAAFNNVYGLRTSVGCVPHGPGDEVFFQQFSVAGPMARNIPDLALLLSVQAGFDARLPLTRRSEGAQNWGGALSRDFRGTRIGWLGDLGGHLPMEPGVLDICRTALQSFIEIGCKVDEVVPHFDMEQLWRAWIDLRSFTVAGANAALYDDPAKRALLKPEAVWEMARGRALSAMDIYAAARVRSAWYETLRRLFETYDFLILPAAQVFPFQAELDWPKTVGGRTMDTYHRWMQAVIPATMAGLPALAAPAGFSAQGLPAGLQIIGPVQADLAVLQIGHAYDQASGHARVASPLLA, encoded by the coding sequence ATGAGCGAGCACCGTATTTCTGCCAGCTCCGGCATCGTGGAACTCAGCGCCACCCAGCTTTCAGCAGCCATCCATCGCAAAGAGGTTTCCTGCACTGAGGTGCTGCAGGCCTTCTGGGGCCAGATGGATCGGCTCAACCCCCAGGTCAATGCCTTGGTGGCGCACATGCCCCGCGAGCCGCTGCTGGCGCAGGCGCGCCAGCTTGACGAAGAGCTGGCGCGTGGCCACAGCAGGGGCCCGCTGCATGGCTTTCCGCAGGCGCCCAAGGACATTTCACCCGCTGCAGGCATGGTCACTACCAAGGGCTCGCCGATCTTCGCGGGCCAGGTAACGCAGGCGGATGCGGTGGCTTTCGAGCGCATGCGCGCTGGCGGCGCACTGTTTGTGGCTCGCAGCAACTCGCCCGAATTCGGGCTGGGTGGCCACACCTACAACCCTGTCTATGGCACCACGCGCAACGCCTTCGATCCCGCGCGCTCGGCGGGTGGCAGTAGTGGCGGTGCAGCCGTGGCTGTGGCCTTGCACATGCTGCCGGTAGCCGATGGTTCGGACATGATGGGTTCGCTGCGCACGCCGGCCGCATTCAACAACGTCTACGGCCTGCGCACTTCGGTGGGCTGTGTGCCGCACGGGCCGGGGGATGAGGTGTTCTTTCAGCAGTTCAGCGTGGCGGGGCCGATGGCGCGCAATATTCCCGATCTGGCGTTACTGCTGTCGGTGCAGGCGGGGTTTGATGCACGGCTGCCGCTCACGCGGCGCAGCGAGGGCGCGCAGAACTGGGGCGGGGCGCTGTCGCGTGATTTTCGCGGTACGCGCATCGGCTGGCTGGGCGATCTGGGCGGGCATTTGCCCATGGAGCCTGGGGTGCTCGATATCTGCCGTACGGCACTTCAGTCGTTCATCGAAATCGGCTGCAAGGTGGATGAAGTGGTGCCGCATTTCGACATGGAGCAGCTGTGGCGGGCCTGGATCGACCTGCGCAGCTTCACCGTGGCGGGCGCCAATGCAGCGTTGTACGACGATCCGGCCAAACGCGCATTGCTCAAACCCGAAGCCGTGTGGGAGATGGCGCGTGGCCGCGCGCTGTCCGCCATGGACATCTATGCGGCAGCGCGCGTGCGAAGCGCCTGGTATGAGACGCTGCGGCGGTTGTTCGAAACCTACGATTTCCTGATCCTGCCTGCCGCCCAGGTCTTTCCTTTCCAGGCGGAGCTGGACTGGCCCAAGACCGTGGGTGGCCGCACCATGGACACCTACCACCGCTGGATGCAGGCGGTTATTCCCGCCACCATGGCGGGCCTGCCTGCGCTGGCAGCACCTGCGGGCTTCAGTGCGCAAGGGCTGCCTGCAGGCTTGCAGATCATCGGACCTGTGCAGGCCGATCTGGCCGTGCTCCAGATAGGCCATGCCTACGACCAGGCCAGCGGCCATGCGCGCGTAGCGAGTCCGCTGCTGGCTTGA